The Isachenkonia alkalipeptolytica genomic sequence AGCAGTTTTTATTTGCCAACGTTTGTATTCACTGGAATTCTTTTCTTCTGGTTCATCAAAGGATGCCTCTTTAAAAACATTAATATCTGCAGCATTACTTACTTTATCCTCTTCCAACTTCTCTCTTATTAAATTGAAACCTTCTTGTATATTATAGTAAAAATTATTTTGTAACATTTCAAAACCTGGAGTATCAACCATGCGATATCGAATTGTATCTTTTTTATAAATTTCTGATATAGAACCTTTATCTTGCATATTCGCATTTGCATACTCTCCATTGATATCGTATATTAGCTGTCCAATAGGTTCATCGCTTTTATCCGAAACATTTTTTACAGCTGATACAGTATGTTTTATCAGGTTTGACTTCCCAGTTCTTGTCATACCTAAAACCCCAGTACGCCTTGCAAGAAAGTCTGAGGGTTGGACAAAAAATGGAACTTTATCCTCCTCTGTGCTTCTATGCAGTCGATCAGTTGAAGTATAACGTACAGTCCCAAGTCTAATAGGGTCTATGGGCTTTTCAAAACCTAACTCTTTCGCATCCTCAATAGATTTTTTCTTTCTTATAGGATCCACATGATTAACAATAGTTTTGAGCGCTTCCTCAGTAGGTTTGTGGACATTCAACTTTGATGAAGCAGTAAAAGACTCTAAATCACTTCCAAGATTCAGTTCGCTATTTTTAATATAGAATGTCCCAAGCACTCTACATCTTAGACCACTAAATTGAACCATAGATTTAGTTATATCATCAAAGTCATTTTCTGGTTGTGTCTGGTATTTTTCTTTTTGGTTTTGATAAAAATCTACCTTTAACTTTAACATATCATCATTTTGAGGCAGTTCTGCGGACCCTAACACCCTAAACAACATTACTTCTCGTTCCAATTCTGGTATTTCCCCTAGAGCTTGAGGATTGAATGTCGCCGCAGTTAGAAAACAGTTTTGCGGAATACCTTTGACTTTCATTTTCCATGCATCGTTAGTTATAATTAAAACTTCATCGTAATTCATAGAATAAACCCAGCCTACAAAGTTGTCTTCCTGGATTATCTGTGCCAGTGGGTTGCTATTAACAATTTTTCCTGCAATATTCATTTTATCCCTCCTGATATTTTAAGATGAAATAGGTTACTCGATCGTGATTCCTATTTAAGCTATAAATACTCTTGCCAAATTAGTAATTAGTCCCTACATGAAATATTCTATATGTATAGGTTGATTTCCTGCTTATTCCAGCTATTATTTTACGAATTTTCCATTTTTTAATTTTTCATCTCCTAAAAAACCAGCTTTCGATGGGTTTTTAGTAATTCAAAACTATCTTGTGAACATGAATGTTAGATTAATTATTTTTACAGTAGCTGATTCAACAAAGACCACTTCACTCTTTTCTTTTCAGTATTCAACAACTATATTATTAATCAAATAGGAAAATCTACGAAGGTTTCTCGTTATCATTAATAGCATAATCATAAAAATACTTAAATATTGCACTATATTTCTTAATACCATCTAACTCCGTTTCTTTTATTTTCCAAAACCTTGAATAAGGCTTTTTTTTCTGAATGTTTCCCTTTTGTTTTGTCTCAGACTGGGGCGGCTCTTTGTGAAATTTTAAGCGGTACACCAATTCTTCAGCATAGCAATAATTTCAATCACATGCCTATTTATGATAAATTTCACTTTATCATCCCTCTGTACTGTTCTATATAATCACTTTAAAACCCTTTAATTTAACAAAATTCTCAACAAAAACCCTTCGACATTTTTCGCATGTTAAAAGCCCCATTTATAAGAAACCGGAATTTGCGGTTACCTTAAATGAGGCTTTCCTTAGTAAAATTTCTGTAATGATGAACTTGCAATAGATTAATTTAACCGTTTGTTATCAAAATCCCTAAAATCTCTTTTCCATACTTCTCAACCTTCTTCGGCCCAAAACCATCCACCTTCAGCAAAGCCTTTTTATCTTTTGGATTTTTACTAATCAAATCCTCCATCTGCTTATTATTAAATACGTAATATGGTTTAATCTTTTCTTCTCGGCTCTTTTGTAGCCTAAAAGCTTTTAACTTCTCCTCTATCTCTGTTCTGGAATCTTTATTAAAGGTTTTTGTCACCGCTTTGCCTTTACCTTTTGATACTTCATTTGGTTTTGCTACCTCTTTAGTTGCAGGTGTACTTTCTACTTTTCTTTCCGGTTTTTCTGCCGGGGTTTTGGCAGCAGCCATTACATACTTACTATAATCAAACTCTTTCTTTTGATGCATAGATAAAATCGCCTTCGCCTCTTGTTCCAGATTTTTGTCATTATGTGGTGCCTCTTTTGATTTGGCCAGCTTATCCTTTATGTAGCGGTTCAGTTGATCAGCCCGGATCACCTGCTTTTTAATATCCTTATTGGCATAGCGTACATTCAATACGGATTTGGGGTTTGCCAAAACAACTAAGGATTGAAAAGTGGTGTCAAAGAACTTATTGAATATAGCTTTTTCTAAAATATTCCCTTTCCTTTCCATTTGCTTTTGACGAATAACTTCCAAGTGCCGTTCATTTTGAGTAACCGGTGAATAAATCCCTTCTTTTATGGGTTTTCCAAATAGGTTATACTTTCTAATAAAGTTCCCTTCCCGGTCAATATCAATATCCCCGATAAGATTCTTACACTCCACTACGAAATTTATCTTTCTGGTAACGATTATGTAATCAATTTGAGCGGATAGACCATTGGCTTCAATATACATATCCCGCATAATATACATCGGCATCCCGCTATTTTTCAGTTCAAAGGCTATGTTATCCTCGCCGAAAAGACCGATGGAGAGTAACTTGATTTCCTTTTCAATCTGCTTTTTCATGGATGGATCCACTTTCGGTGCGAGCTCCTCCAGTTTTTCTAAGTGCTCCCTTGTGCTGGTAGCCTCTTTTAGAAACACCGGCTCTTTCATTTTGTCGAATAATCCCATCTTTTAACACTCCTTCTGTAGATTTAACCATATTGATTATAATCTTTGCTTATTTTCAATGCCAAGACGGCATTACTCTTAGTATACTAGAAATTAGGTTTAATTACCTTATTTTTCAAAATCTAACCCCAAAATTTTGCAACATTTCCTGACAAAACTTCGACACATTATCAGTTATCTTAACTTTTCTTATCTAAATCCATTTCAATATCTTCACCGCTTGCAACTGATGTTGTAGTTATAGAATTGTTTTTTACTTCGTGCTCATTATGTTTTATAAATTTTAGCAATTCATGGGTATCATCGGAATTTTTTTGAGTAAAATCGATAAGTTCTGCAAAACCTTTAATAAGAAATCCGATTGTAACACTTACAAATAATACACTTGCATATATTAAAGCAATTAAACCATCATCTAGCCTAACAAACTCATTAATACCGATACCGAAAAATATAATAGGGGTAAATATCCCTGCAAAAACTATGACTATGCCTATCACATTCAGAACTACCGCTGTTTGATTCCTCATAAAAACAACTCCTTTAAAATTTATTCATTAGATATTGACCTTCTAAAAAATATCGAACCTCATGTGGGAACGATTAGGAGTGACCCCTTTATTCCCCCATTTACTCCAGCTCCCCTAAATTCCCCAACCGATTAACATATTCAATATGACATTACCTTCACTTAAAACAAACTTATGTATCGCCGTATCTCCGCAGCTTATGGATTGCTCCGTCATCATGAGTAGATTCAGCAGGGACCGGTAAAGCATATTGATCATCCCTCCGTGGGAGATAATACAAATTTCAGCATCCTGTGGGTATTCCCCATTCCATTAATTCATCCACTAAAACGATCCTTTTCCCCGTCTCATCGCTAATAAACGCTGCCGTCTCTTTTGCTCTTTTTAACCCCACCACATAACCAAAACAAAAAATGACCAAGTGGAGACCGGTATACCTATAAAACAATTAATCCCAATCGTTGTAGCAAAGCTTTTTTTCTCGATATTTTTATTAAGCTTATATACGAATATAGGCAAAGCCCAAAATAAAAGAAAGCTTACCACCGTTAGGGTGGTTAAGTAGTATAAAGGAGACATTTCTCCTATAACTCTAGGTAGATAATAAGAAATACGCTGACCATATACTCCAAGTATCGTGGCGAGAAGCATGCTACTATATATCAAAATACTTGTTTTCTTCAAATAATCACCCCCTACTGATATCTGTCTGATGCTTCAGTGAATTTTCCATCCAATACCTTTCCTGTTTCCGGTTCTCGGGTTATATAATTGTAGTCGATTTTTAGCACCTCCCAATACTATTCT encodes the following:
- a CDS encoding ATP-binding protein; translated protein: MNIAGKIVNSNPLAQIIQEDNFVGWVYSMNYDEVLIITNDAWKMKVKGIPQNCFLTAATFNPQALGEIPELEREVMLFRVLGSAELPQNDDMLKLKVDFYQNQKEKYQTQPENDFDDITKSMVQFSGLRCRVLGTFYIKNSELNLGSDLESFTASSKLNVHKPTEEALKTIVNHVDPIRKKKSIEDAKELGFEKPIDPIRLGTVRYTSTDRLHRSTEEDKVPFFVQPSDFLARRTGVLGMTRTGKSNLIKHTVSAVKNVSDKSDEPIGQLIYDINGEYANANMQDKGSISEIYKKDTIRYRMVDTPGFEMLQNNFYYNIQEGFNLIREKLEEDKVSNAADINVFKEASFDEPEEKNSSEYKRWQIKTAAYLCLLSKAGFEEPDNFKVKFTANQKVQKAVFDKANNEFSDPKYGFDLATCSDWMLALREANKEEALLSSSGKHWVDDELASIINLLARKNTSGNFISGYKLITPYKKYHSARRKDEIGKEIYNHLKNGKIVILDLSVGEATLREKISKQIASDIFNKSMNIFIEGKNPPNIVIYVEEAHNLIGKGMDLTETWPRVAKEGAKYRISLVYATQEVSSIHPNILANTENWIISHLNNIREINELAKFYDFEDFSKSLLRAQDVGFARVKTLSSPFVVPVQIDLFNPSPATTEE
- a CDS encoding HRDC domain-containing protein codes for the protein MGLFDKMKEPVFLKEATSTREHLEKLEELAPKVDPSMKKQIEKEIKLLSIGLFGEDNIAFELKNSGMPMYIMRDMYIEANGLSAQIDYIIVTRKINFVVECKNLIGDIDIDREGNFIRKYNLFGKPIKEGIYSPVTQNERHLEVIRQKQMERKGNILEKAIFNKFFDTTFQSLVVLANPKSVLNVRYANKDIKKQVIRADQLNRYIKDKLAKSKEAPHNDKNLEQEAKAILSMHQKKEFDYSKYVMAAAKTPAEKPERKVESTPATKEVAKPNEVSKGKGKAVTKTFNKDSRTEIEEKLKAFRLQKSREEKIKPYYVFNNKQMEDLISKNPKDKKALLKVDGFGPKKVEKYGKEILGILITNG